From Arachis stenosperma cultivar V10309 chromosome 2, arast.V10309.gnm1.PFL2, whole genome shotgun sequence, one genomic window encodes:
- the LOC130963029 gene encoding uncharacterized protein LOC130963029 produces the protein MNPLKCAFGVSAGNFLGFLVQKKGIEIDKNKAKAILEAPPPANKKQLQAFLGKVNYLRRFISNLSGKTKVFAPLIKLKKEEEFQWKIEHQEAFDNIKQYLTNPPIMTPPRHGAPLKLYVSASEVRIGGMLAQEDENGNERVIYYLSHVLNDVESRYSPIEKLCLALYFSCLKLKYYLIPRNVYIISKFDVLKYMLSSPILHGRLGKWMLALTKFSVHFIPARAVKGQVLADFLVDHPCIDIDENLLSFIGLVPWKLYFDGSCHKGGVAIGILIISPSGEPSKFLFELNYSCSNNEAEYEALIMGLELLLERGVKNVEIFGDSQLVVRQVSFEYRCVSENLRKYFNVATELLSKFDSVIVRHVPRELNQEANELAQIASRYKIKPSTLEKLVRIKDIFMPLREREVLSLEKLDPEDWRVPIVEYLKNPSLSVDRKLKYRAQSYVLISNVLFKKSVDGNLLTCLGEKEAYLALAEVHEGICGARQSGEKMKWVINRRRLYWPTIQRDCINYARSCEECQKHGIFQHIPASELHVIIKPWPFRGWALDLIEQIHPPSSKGHKFILVGVDYFSKWVEAIPLREVTYNEIIDFIEEHIVHRFGIPQSITTDQGTMFIGKKVMRNMPNLRI, from the coding sequence atgaatcCATTAAAGTGTGCCTTTGGTGTGAGTGCAGGaaattttcttggtttcttggtaCAGAAAAAAGGGATTGAAATTGACAAAAATAAGGCAAAGGCTATCTTAGAGGCTCCTCCTCCAGCTAACAAAAAGCAACTGCAAGCATTTTTAGGAAAGGTCAATTACCTTAGAAGGTTCATTTCCAATCTGTCAGGAAAAACCAAGGTTTTTGCGCCTCTGATAAAGTTGAAAAAAGAGGAAGAGTTCCAATGGAAAATAGAGCATCAAGAAGCTTTTGACAACATCAAGCAGTATTTGACTAATCCTCCTATTATGACACCTCCAAGGCATGGAGCACCTCTAAAACTTTACGTGTCAGCTTCTGAAGTAAGAATTGGTGGAATGCTGGCTCAAGAAGATGAGAATGGTAACGAGAGAGTGATTTATTATCTAAGTCATGTTCTAAATGATGTTGAGAGCCGTTATTCTCCAATTGAGAAACTTTGTTTAGCTTTATATTTTTCCTGTTTAAAACTTAAGTACTATCTAATTCCTAGGAATGTTTATATaatttctaagtttgatgttctTAAATATATGTTGTCTTCTCCAATATTGCATGGTAGACTAGGAAAATGGATGCTGGCCTTAACGAAATTTTCTGTACATTTTATTCCTGCAAGAGCGGTTAAGGGTCAGGTTCTAGCCGATTTTCTGGTTGATCACCCTTGTATTGACATTGATGAGAATTTACTGAGTTTCATTGGTTTGGTGCCTTGGAAATTATATTTTGACGGTTCATGCCATAAGGGTGGTGTTGCTATaggaattttaattatttctccAAGTGGTGAGCCAAGTAAATTTCtctttgaattgaattattcATGTTCCAACAATGAGGCAGAGTATGAAGCATTAATAATGGGACTGGAATTATTATTAGAAAGAGGAGTTAAAAATGTGGAAATTTTTGGAGATTCACAGCTTGTAGTCCGTCAAGTATCATTTGAATATAGGTGTGTTAGTGAAAATTTAAGAAAGTATTTCAATGTGGCTACAGAGTTGTTGAGTAAATTTGATAGTGTCATTGTAAGGCATGTTCCAAGGGAGTTAAATCAAGAAGCAAATGAATTAGCTCAAATTGCTTCAAGATATAAGATCAAGCCCTCAACACTAGAAAAATTGGTAAGGATAAAGGACATATTTATGCCTTTGAGAGAAAGAGAAGTGTTGTCATTAGAAAAACTAGACCCAGAAGATTGGAGAGTACCAATTgtagaatatttaaaaaatccAAGTCTTAGTGTCGATAGAAAACTTAAATATAGGGCTCAAAGTTATGTTCTAATAAGTAATGTCTTGTTTAAGAAATCTGTTGATGGAAACCTCTTGACATGTTTGGGAGAAAAAGAAGCATACTTGGCTCTTGCTGAAGTGCATGAGGGAATTTGTGGTGCCCGTCAATCAGGGGAAAAAATGAAATGGGTGATAAATAGGAGAAGATTGTATTGGCCAACTATTCAAAGAGATTGTATAAACTATGCCAGGTCCTGTGAAGAATGCCAAAAACATGGAATCTTTCAACATATTCCAGCGTCAGAATTACATGTTATAATTAAGCCATGGCCATTTAGAGGTTGGGCTCTAGATCTTATCGAACAGATTCACCCACCGTCTTCTAAAGGTCATAAGTTCATTTTGGTTGGTGttgattatttttctaaatgggtagaggctATCCCTCTAAGGGAGGTGACTTACAATGAAATAATAGATTTTATTGAGGAGCATATTGTGCATAGATTTGGAATTCCTCAGTCTATTACCACTGATCAAGGAACCATGTTTATTGGGAAAAAGGTCATGAGAAATATGCCAAATCTAAGGATATAA
- the LOC130963028 gene encoding protein FAR1-RELATED SEQUENCE 5-like, with protein sequence MNSNKISEMNLLRERFFSESDMSEDILEAAYAVDSVQDITTLKFSENFAEKIGKYHFSTLQLAFDFYMKYSKSKGFSARKSKTFKNSTGEIYKQKFVCHRQGFRMEKYYTMEKRKKEPRLKTRTGCEARMDVKFVPESGRKMSEADIMQMMNMLKSGISTSQIFGLLASQAGGYEFVGYGPRDMYNEIARQRRQIPGDVAQMLKKLEDMRLKDPQLYFKACHDSRGLLRNLFWSNGISQLDYRLFGDVIAFDATYKKNKYSCPLVIFSGINHHNQTIVFAAALIADKTTDTYIWLLRQLIFAMRGKTPTSIITDGAMAIRNAVRDVFPEVRHRLCAWHLIRNATSNVGNPSFTSKFRKIMLGDYEIPVFKRNWVQLIEEFDIEDKSWVINIYEEKHM encoded by the exons ATGAATTCGAACAAGATTTCAGAGATGAATTTACTGAGGGAGCGTTTTTTTTCTGAATCTGATATGTCAGAAGATATCCTTGAAGCCGCATATGCGGTTGACTCCGTGCAAGACATTACAACTTTGAAATTTAGTGAGAATTTTGCGGAGAAAATTGGCAAATACCACTTTTCTACTTTGCAGCTTGcatttgatttttatatgaaGTACTCAAAGTCGAAAGGCTTTAGTGCAAGGAAGAGCAAGACCTTCAAGAATAGTACTGGCGAGATTTACAAACAAAAGTTTGTATGTCATAGGCAAGGATTCAGGATGGAGAAATATTACACGATGgaaaaaaggaagaaggagCCTAGATTGAAAACAAGAACTGGATGTGAAGCCCGAATGGATGTTAAATTTGTACCAGAAAGTGGAAG AAAAATGTCAGAGGCAGATATTATGCAAATGATGAACATGCTAAAGTCAGGGATTAGCACCTCACAGATATTTGGTCTTCTAGCTAGTCAAGCAGGCGGGTACGAATTTGTTGGCTATGGTCCCAGAGATATGTACAATGAGATTGCTCGGCAAAGGCGTCAAATTCCTGGTGATGTAGCACAGATGTTGAAGAAGTTGGAGGATATGCGGTTGAAGGATCCACAATTATATTTTAAGGCATGTCACGATTCAAGAGGTTTGTTACGTAATTTGTTCTGGTCTAATGGGATTAGCCAACTAGACTACCGACTCTTCGGGGATGTTATTGCTTTTGATGCTACGTACAAGAAGAACAAGTATAGTTGTCCATTAGTCATATtcagcgggattaaccaccacAACCAAACAATTGTTTTTGCTGCTGCGTTAATTGCAGACAAAACTACTGATACATATATTTGGCTCCTGCGTCAGCTCATATTTGCAATGAGGGGCAAGACCCCGACCTCAATCATAACTGATGGGGCCATGGCGATTAGGAATGCAGTGAGAGATGTATTTCCTGAAGTCAGACATAGATTATGCGCTTGGCACCTTATTCGAAATGCAACTAGCAATGTTGGAAATCCATCGTTTACATCtaaatttagaaaaatcatGTTGGGAGACTACGAGATTCCCGTGTTTAAGCGTAACTGGGTTCAGCTTATTgaagaatttgacattgaggATAAGTCGTGGGTGATCAACATATACGAAGAGAAGCATATGTAG